One region of Rhodophyticola sp. CCM32 genomic DNA includes:
- the mtnK gene encoding S-methyl-5-thioribose kinase: protein MKEASYLALTQESLPPRLAGIPAVTERLGRAHDTWRVKEVGDGNLNLVFIVESSEGSLIVKQALPYVRLVGDSWPLPLYRAFYEFNALMRQAQRDPGAVPEVFHFDEDQALIVMEFLSPHVILRNKLIAGEKVAGLGAFCGRHCARMAFRGSELSMKSADKKTDVGVFAGNIEIPAITESLVFTDPYFDAEMNTHTAGLDPLVAKLRSDVALKCAVQSMLVKFSSNTETMLHGDLHSGSIMATETDIRIIDPEFAQYGPMGFDIGTLTANYLMAYFSQPGHRGADLERYQDWILSVITDSFEAFDAEFRRLWATERSGMLYPKSLFEDQGHGSEPACNAMLEAIWQDAVQFCGIEMHRRCLSLAHNADFETIKDAQTRAGLEARNLEMGATLILSADKVKTSQALCALARTFNGKDVL from the coding sequence ATGAAAGAAGCATCGTATCTGGCCTTGACCCAGGAAAGCCTGCCGCCCCGGCTGGCAGGTATTCCGGCTGTTACAGAACGCTTGGGCCGCGCCCATGACACCTGGCGCGTGAAGGAAGTGGGCGATGGCAACCTAAATCTGGTATTCATCGTCGAAAGCTCCGAAGGCAGCCTGATTGTAAAGCAGGCCCTCCCTTACGTGCGACTGGTTGGAGACAGCTGGCCTTTGCCGCTGTACCGCGCGTTTTACGAATTCAACGCGTTAATGCGGCAGGCGCAGCGCGATCCCGGCGCTGTCCCAGAGGTATTCCATTTCGATGAGGACCAGGCGCTGATCGTGATGGAGTTCCTTTCGCCTCATGTCATCTTGCGCAACAAGCTGATCGCTGGCGAGAAAGTTGCAGGGCTTGGTGCGTTTTGCGGGCGGCATTGCGCGCGGATGGCGTTTCGCGGCTCCGAATTGTCGATGAAAAGCGCCGACAAAAAGACCGATGTCGGAGTGTTCGCGGGCAACATCGAAATTCCCGCGATTACGGAAAGCCTGGTGTTCACTGATCCCTACTTTGATGCCGAGATGAATACCCACACTGCTGGCCTGGATCCGTTAGTGGCAAAACTACGCAGCGATGTCGCGCTGAAATGCGCGGTCCAATCGATGTTGGTCAAATTTTCAAGCAATACCGAAACGATGCTGCATGGCGACCTGCATTCCGGCTCTATTATGGCGACGGAAACCGATATTCGCATCATCGACCCGGAGTTCGCACAATATGGGCCGATGGGCTTTGATATTGGTACGCTCACCGCGAACTACTTGATGGCCTATTTCAGCCAACCCGGCCACCGCGGCGCCGATCTGGAGAGGTATCAAGACTGGATCCTGAGTGTGATCACGGACAGTTTTGAGGCCTTCGACGCCGAGTTTCGGCGCCTGTGGGCCACCGAACGGTCAGGCATGCTTTACCCCAAATCCTTGTTCGAGGATCAGGGCCATGGGTCCGAGCCTGCATGCAATGCAATGCTTGAAGCCATCTGGCAGGATGCAGTGCAGTTCTGCGGCATCGAAATGCACCGGCGCTGTTTGTCTTTGGCACACAACGCCGACTTCGAAACAATCAAAGATGCGCAAACGCGGGCGGGTCTTGAAGCCCGCAACCTTGAAATGGGTGCCACGTTGATTTTGAGCGCCGATAAAGTCAAAACTTCTCAGGCGCTGTGTGCGCTTGCGCGGACATTCAACGGAAAGGACGTCCTATGA
- a CDS encoding sugar-binding transcriptional regulator: MAAVPPSHARPAGGASGRSSRQDSYIIEATWLYFHDELNQGEIAKRLNISRASVVNYLAEARRRDYVRITLDSDVFRNNQLASELKERFGIADALIVPTDTTSKIRSFERVVRAASDWLPQFLVAGDDLGVAWGETIYRLAEVAPKLDLHDLTIVQLIGSKPSEIGFAPENCAATLAQRFGAHCANLHVPLLLSTRELCDSLKAEPMIARQLQMIEDCTKVIFAAGTVDENSHIALTGLLDKDILLNMRAQGAAGVICGRIIDQNGVAMPAPNEGQMIGVTLDQMRKKELGMLVSAGVDRVPAARAAMAGGYVTHLVTCSASAQRLLQDEP; the protein is encoded by the coding sequence ATGGCGGCAGTGCCCCCTTCGCACGCCCGGCCTGCCGGGGGCGCTTCTGGACGGAGTTCCCGACAGGATAGCTATATAATCGAGGCGACCTGGCTCTATTTTCATGATGAGCTCAACCAAGGGGAAATCGCAAAGCGTCTTAACATCAGTCGTGCGTCTGTCGTCAACTACTTGGCCGAGGCCCGGCGGCGCGACTATGTGCGGATCACGTTAGACAGTGATGTCTTTCGCAACAACCAGCTCGCCTCTGAACTAAAGGAAAGGTTCGGTATTGCTGACGCATTGATAGTGCCCACGGATACAACATCCAAAATCCGTTCGTTTGAGCGCGTCGTTCGGGCAGCCTCTGACTGGCTGCCTCAGTTTTTGGTCGCCGGGGATGATTTAGGCGTCGCTTGGGGAGAGACGATATACCGTCTGGCGGAAGTCGCACCGAAACTTGATCTACACGATCTTACCATCGTCCAGTTGATTGGCTCAAAACCGTCAGAGATCGGGTTTGCCCCCGAAAACTGTGCTGCGACGCTGGCGCAGCGGTTTGGCGCACATTGTGCCAACCTGCATGTGCCGCTTTTGCTGTCGACACGAGAACTGTGCGACAGCCTTAAGGCCGAGCCGATGATTGCCCGCCAGCTTCAAATGATCGAGGATTGCACCAAAGTCATTTTCGCGGCCGGCACAGTCGATGAAAACAGTCATATTGCCCTCACTGGTTTGCTGGACAAAGACATCCTGTTGAACATGCGCGCACAAGGGGCCGCCGGCGTCATCTGCGGGCGCATCATCGACCAAAATGGCGTCGCCATGCCGGCGCCGAATGAAGGGCAGATGATTGGTGTCACGCTGGATCAAATGCGCAAGAAAGAACTGGGTATGCTTGTGTCTGCCGGTGTGGACCGTGTTCCGGCAGCGCGTGCCGCGATGGCGGGTGGATATGTGACACATCTTGTGACCTGCTCTGCCTCGGCGCAAAGGCTCTTGCAGGATGAACCATGA
- a CDS encoding class II aldolase/adducin family protein: MNPDSEDALRQSIIDSCLWMNTSGLNQGTSGNISVRCGDHMIITPSGIPYDQLHPDMLCCVPLNADPNPVARNRPSSEWRFHQALLNAKPDQSVVVHAHPAHVTAIAVQRRSIPACHYMIAAFGGDDVPLVDYALFGSSELAELVTKAMAERSGCLMANHGAITTGNSLARALWRMEELENLARVYLLAQSCGTPKILSNAEMAEVVEAFGDYGPTD, from the coding sequence ATGAACCCAGATTCTGAGGATGCTCTACGCCAATCCATCATAGATAGCTGCCTTTGGATGAACACGAGCGGATTGAATCAGGGAACATCCGGCAACATCTCCGTGCGCTGCGGCGATCACATGATTATCACACCTTCCGGCATTCCTTACGACCAGTTGCACCCAGACATGCTTTGCTGCGTCCCGCTGAACGCAGATCCGAATCCGGTCGCGCGCAATCGACCCAGCAGCGAATGGCGGTTTCACCAAGCACTTTTGAATGCAAAGCCCGACCAGTCAGTCGTCGTCCACGCCCATCCCGCGCATGTTACAGCTATTGCGGTTCAGAGGCGCAGCATTCCCGCCTGCCATTACATGATCGCCGCGTTTGGTGGAGATGACGTGCCTTTGGTCGATTATGCGCTGTTTGGCAGCTCGGAATTGGCTGAACTGGTCACAAAGGCAATGGCAGAACGCAGTGGGTGTCTCATGGCGAACCACGGCGCAATAACGACCGGAAACAGCCTCGCACGCGCCTTGTGGCGTATGGAAGAATTAGAAAACCTGGCGCGTGTGTATTTGTTGGCGCAATCCTGCGGAACACCAAAAATCCTAAGCAACGCAGAAATGGCGGAAGTGGTAGAAGCCTTTGGCGACTACGGGCCTACGGACTGA
- the fnrL gene encoding transcriptional regulator FnrL, whose product MPSRQFSLPQQDCVDCPIRHRAVCARCESDELEHLEAIKYYRKYEAGQTIIWAGDKMNFVASVVEGVASLTQTMEDGRRQMVGLLLPSDFLGRPNREVASYDVVATTDVMLCCFRRLPFQQLISDNAHISQRLLEMTLDELDAAREWMLLLGRKTAREKIASLLSIIARRDASLKELPSRGHVAFDLPLTREAMADYLGLTLETVSRQMSALKRDDVIHLGGKRQITIPDFDLLMNETGDDADGGML is encoded by the coding sequence ATGCCCAGCCGTCAATTTTCCCTTCCACAGCAGGACTGTGTTGACTGCCCGATCCGGCATCGCGCGGTATGTGCCCGATGCGAATCGGATGAGCTGGAACATCTGGAAGCGATAAAATATTACCGTAAATACGAGGCCGGGCAGACCATAATCTGGGCCGGTGACAAGATGAATTTCGTGGCCTCTGTCGTCGAAGGCGTGGCCTCGCTGACCCAGACGATGGAGGATGGACGGCGGCAGATGGTGGGGCTGCTGCTGCCCAGTGATTTTCTGGGCCGCCCGAACCGCGAAGTTGCGTCATATGATGTTGTGGCCACCACCGATGTGATGCTGTGCTGCTTCCGGCGTCTGCCGTTCCAGCAACTGATCTCGGACAACGCGCATATCAGCCAGCGGCTTCTGGAAATGACCCTGGACGAGTTGGATGCGGCGCGCGAATGGATGCTTCTTCTGGGCCGCAAGACCGCGCGGGAGAAGATCGCCAGCCTGCTGTCGATCATCGCCCGGCGCGATGCCAGCCTGAAAGAATTGCCGTCCCGTGGCCATGTGGCGTTTGATCTGCCGCTGACACGAGAGGCGATGGCGGATTATCTGGGCCTGACGCTGGAAACGGTCAGCCGCCAGATGTCAGCGCTGAAACGCGATGACGTGATCCATCTGGGCGGCAAACGCCAGATCACCATCCCGGATTTCGACCTGTTGATGAACGAAACCGGAGATGATGCAGATGGCGGTATGCTATAG